The following are encoded together in the Capsulimonas corticalis genome:
- the zwf gene encoding glucose-6-phosphate dehydrogenase, protein MAINENNGQGKPGEKPPLVERPLPPCNIIIFGATGDLTHRKLIPALFSIEAQGLLPEHVKIIGFARRDYSDQSYRDELKASLEEFAPDLWKESQDAWPRFAHRVVFHRSDFDNSQGFQWLKERLDKFDETEGTGGNRLFYLATPPSTYSTVIDQLGKAGLAKRDGETNNPFIRIIVEKPFGSDLTTARALNTELKSVFDEDQIYRIDHYLGKETVQNIFVFRFANALFEPLWNGKYIDNVQVTVAETVGVEQRAGYFDTAGELRDMVQSHALQILSLVAMEPPNSLGANDVRDEKVKVLRAIKPVVGKDCQECVVRGQYGAGQINGKDVPAYRDEPNVPKESVTDSFVALKMEIENWRWSGVPFFIRAGKRMGQRLTEINIVFKEIPPILLKQLSPTGVEPNVITIRVQPNEGISMRLSAKPPGAQTRAVPVDMNFTYGTSFGQRIHDAYERLLMDAMLGDAALFTRDDEVEAEWGLITPILEAWKNTPAPDLPNYAAGTWGPEAANKLVADVGRKWLDR, encoded by the coding sequence ATGGCGATCAATGAAAACAACGGGCAGGGCAAACCCGGCGAGAAGCCGCCGCTGGTGGAGCGCCCCTTGCCGCCCTGCAATATCATCATCTTTGGAGCGACGGGAGACCTGACGCACCGAAAGCTCATCCCCGCGCTGTTCAGCATTGAAGCGCAGGGACTGCTGCCGGAACACGTGAAGATCATCGGATTCGCGCGCCGTGACTACTCCGATCAATCTTATCGCGACGAGCTGAAGGCGTCCCTGGAAGAGTTCGCTCCGGACCTGTGGAAAGAATCGCAGGACGCCTGGCCGCGCTTCGCGCACCGGGTCGTCTTCCACCGCTCGGACTTCGATAACTCGCAGGGCTTCCAGTGGCTCAAGGAGCGTTTGGACAAGTTCGACGAGACGGAAGGGACCGGCGGCAACCGCCTGTTCTATCTCGCGACCCCGCCCAGCACCTACTCCACCGTCATCGATCAGCTCGGCAAAGCGGGTCTTGCGAAGCGTGACGGCGAAACGAACAATCCGTTCATTCGTATCATCGTCGAAAAGCCCTTCGGCTCGGACCTGACGACGGCGCGCGCGCTGAACACGGAGCTGAAATCGGTCTTTGACGAGGACCAGATCTATCGCATCGACCACTATCTGGGCAAGGAAACGGTCCAGAACATCTTCGTCTTCCGGTTCGCAAACGCTCTCTTCGAGCCGCTGTGGAACGGCAAGTACATCGACAACGTTCAGGTGACGGTCGCCGAAACCGTCGGCGTCGAACAGCGCGCGGGTTACTTCGATACGGCCGGCGAGCTGCGCGACATGGTGCAGAGCCACGCTTTGCAGATCCTTTCCCTGGTCGCGATGGAGCCCCCGAACTCGCTGGGCGCCAACGATGTCCGCGACGAAAAGGTCAAAGTGCTGCGGGCGATCAAACCGGTCGTCGGCAAGGACTGCCAGGAGTGCGTCGTGCGCGGCCAGTACGGCGCGGGACAGATCAATGGCAAGGATGTCCCGGCGTACCGGGACGAGCCGAATGTTCCCAAGGAATCCGTGACGGACTCGTTCGTCGCGCTGAAGATGGAGATCGAAAACTGGCGCTGGTCGGGCGTGCCGTTCTTTATCCGCGCCGGCAAGCGTATGGGACAGCGTCTCACCGAGATCAACATCGTCTTCAAGGAGATCCCGCCGATCCTGCTCAAGCAGCTTTCCCCAACGGGCGTTGAGCCGAACGTAATCACCATTCGCGTCCAGCCCAACGAAGGCATCTCCATGCGCCTGAGCGCGAAGCCGCCGGGCGCTCAGACCCGCGCGGTGCCGGTCGATATGAACTTCACCTACGGCACCAGCTTCGGCCAGCGCATCCACGACGCCTACGAGCGCCTGCTGATGGACGCCATGCTCGGCGACGCCGCGCTGTTCACGCGCGACGACGAAGTCGAAGCCGAATGGGGCCTGATCACCCCGATCCTCGAAGCGTGGAAAAACACCCCCGCGCCTGACCTGCCCAACTACGCGGCGGGCACCTGGGGACCGGAAGCCGCGAACAAGCTCGTGGCGGACGTCGGCCGGAAGTGGCTGGATCGGTAG
- the gnd gene encoding phosphogluconate dehydrogenase (NAD(+)-dependent, decarboxylating) codes for MELVMVGLGRMGMNMLERLARDGHTVYGFDTSPEKAAEVVKRGGVSVTDLGEAAAKFTQATRIFWIMVPQGKPVDDTIEKLKAVLSPGDIIIDGGNSYFKDTVRRGGELETAGLHYIDCGTSGGVWGLKEGYCLMMGGDEASVKIAEPIFKSLAPENGYVYTGASGSGHYVKMVHNGIEYGMLQSYGEGFDILHASEYKLDLTAIASAWRFGSVVRSWLLDLLVLAFKNDTNLEHIRGYVEDSGEGRWTIQEAIDHNVPAPVITASLFERFHSRENESFAAKVIASLRNEFGGHAVKSSDANLGDATGSGAATVNEGTSSSTADQIQPGDKASVAAEKIGARKTA; via the coding sequence ATGGAACTCGTCATGGTCGGCCTCGGCCGCATGGGAATGAATATGCTGGAGCGGCTCGCGCGCGACGGCCACACGGTCTATGGCTTCGATACGTCGCCGGAGAAGGCGGCGGAAGTCGTGAAGCGCGGCGGCGTTTCGGTCACGGATCTGGGAGAAGCGGCCGCGAAGTTTACGCAGGCGACGCGGATTTTCTGGATCATGGTGCCGCAGGGCAAACCGGTCGACGACACAATTGAGAAGCTCAAGGCCGTTCTCTCGCCGGGCGATATCATTATCGACGGCGGAAATTCGTACTTCAAGGATACGGTGCGGCGCGGCGGGGAACTCGAAACCGCCGGACTGCATTACATCGATTGCGGCACCTCCGGCGGCGTCTGGGGACTGAAGGAAGGCTACTGCCTGATGATGGGCGGCGATGAAGCGTCCGTCAAGATCGCGGAGCCCATCTTCAAGAGCCTCGCGCCGGAAAACGGCTATGTTTACACCGGTGCGTCGGGGTCGGGCCACTATGTCAAAATGGTGCACAACGGCATCGAGTACGGCATGCTTCAGAGCTACGGCGAAGGGTTCGATATCCTGCACGCCAGCGAGTATAAGCTGGACCTGACCGCGATCGCCTCGGCCTGGCGCTTCGGCAGCGTCGTCCGCTCCTGGCTGCTCGACCTGCTGGTGCTCGCCTTCAAGAACGACACCAACCTGGAGCACATCCGGGGTTATGTCGAGGACTCGGGCGAGGGACGCTGGACTATCCAGGAAGCGATCGATCACAACGTGCCGGCGCCGGTCATCACGGCCTCGCTCTTCGAGCGGTTCCATTCGCGCGAGAACGAAAGCTTCGCCGCGAAGGTCATCGCCTCGCTGCGCAACGAGTTTGGCGGGCACGCCGTGAAGTCGTCCGACGCGAACCTGGGCGACGCCACCGGGTCCGGGGCGGCTACGGTCAACGAAGGCACGTCCTCCAGCACCGCCGATCAGATCCAGCCGGGCGACAAGGCCAGCGTGGCCGCCGAGAAGATCGGCGCCCGCAAGACTGCATAA
- the gndA gene encoding NADP-dependent phosphogluconate dehydrogenase has translation MSETHFGLTGLAVMGQNLARNVAHKGFPIAVHNRTTEKTETFLAEHGSEGQFTGSTSVEEFVNALTPPRAIMIMVKAGKPVDDVIAEIKPFLAKGDLLIDGGNSLFTDTERRVKELEAEGLRFLGTGVSGGEEGALNGPSIMPGGSQEAYAIVEPIFTKISAQVNGEPCCTFIGAGGAGHYVKMVHNGIEYADMQLIAEAYDLLKNGLGLTNEELHEVFTQWNAGDLDSFLIEITAQIFARKDDDSDGYLVDKVLDKAAQKGTGKWTSQSSLDLGIPVTAITEAVFARCLSSFKDQRVAASKILPGPTGGKIEGDRQQFIDDVRDALYASKVVAYAQGFDQMIAAAKEHGWTLNLGAIATIWRGGCIIRARFLDRIKEAYDAQPDLANLLLAPYFTEAVGNGQTGWRRVISEAARLGIPVPAFSSSLAYYDGYRRANLPANLIQAQRDLFGAHTYERTDKPGNFHSQWVE, from the coding sequence GTGAGCGAGACACATTTCGGATTGACGGGACTTGCGGTAATGGGGCAGAATTTGGCGCGGAACGTGGCGCACAAGGGCTTCCCGATCGCCGTGCATAATCGCACGACGGAGAAGACGGAGACGTTTTTGGCGGAGCATGGCTCCGAAGGACAGTTTACGGGCTCGACCAGCGTTGAGGAGTTCGTGAACGCGCTGACGCCGCCCCGAGCCATCATGATCATGGTCAAGGCCGGCAAGCCGGTCGATGACGTCATCGCGGAGATCAAGCCGTTTCTCGCCAAGGGCGATCTTTTGATCGACGGCGGCAATTCGCTCTTCACCGACACCGAGCGCCGCGTCAAGGAGCTGGAGGCCGAGGGCCTGCGTTTCCTGGGCACGGGCGTCAGCGGCGGCGAGGAAGGCGCGCTGAACGGGCCGAGCATCATGCCCGGAGGCAGCCAGGAAGCCTACGCGATTGTCGAGCCGATCTTCACCAAGATCTCGGCGCAGGTGAACGGCGAGCCGTGCTGCACCTTTATCGGCGCGGGCGGCGCCGGCCACTATGTCAAGATGGTGCACAACGGCATCGAATACGCCGACATGCAGCTGATCGCCGAGGCGTATGACCTGCTGAAGAACGGTCTGGGCCTGACCAACGAAGAGCTGCACGAAGTCTTCACCCAGTGGAACGCCGGCGATCTGGATTCGTTCCTGATCGAGATCACCGCACAGATCTTCGCCCGCAAGGACGACGATTCCGATGGTTACCTCGTGGACAAGGTTCTGGACAAGGCCGCGCAAAAGGGCACCGGCAAGTGGACGTCGCAGTCCTCGCTGGACCTGGGCATCCCGGTCACGGCGATTACCGAAGCCGTTTTCGCCCGCTGTCTGTCCTCATTCAAGGATCAGCGCGTCGCCGCCTCCAAGATCCTGCCCGGCCCGACGGGCGGCAAGATCGAAGGCGATCGCCAGCAGTTCATCGACGATGTCCGCGACGCGCTCTACGCCTCCAAAGTGGTGGCGTACGCGCAGGGCTTCGATCAGATGATCGCGGCGGCCAAAGAGCATGGCTGGACGCTGAACCTGGGCGCCATCGCGACGATCTGGCGCGGCGGCTGTATCATTCGCGCCCGTTTCCTGGACCGAATCAAGGAAGCCTACGACGCCCAGCCGGACCTGGCGAACCTTCTGCTCGCGCCGTACTTCACCGAAGCGGTGGGGAACGGCCAGACCGGATGGCGCCGCGTGATCTCCGAAGCCGCGCGCCTCGGCATCCCCGTCCCGGCCTTCTCCTCGTCGCTGGCGTACTACGACGGCTACCGCCGCGCGAACCTGCCCGCGAACCTGATCCAGGCCCAGCGCGACCTCTTCGGCGCGCACACCTACGAGCGCACCGACAAGCCCGGCAACTTCCATTCGCAGTGGGTGGAGTAG
- a CDS encoding S10 family peptidase: protein MSTETSEVKEYTAPSGSSKRIVWRNGDNEAVEVDVAAEWIVLRKKEKPAAEIFHTYYKVADAKVRRPVTFVFNGGPGAASAYLHIGGIGPQRVAFGPNGVMLPPPTRLVENSESWIEFTDLVFVDPVGTGFSRTIEPKEKPDEKDKPDPSKTVDEKEFYALERDLESLGEFIERFLSKHKLWDVPIYIAGESYGGFRSAKLARRLQEIHGVGLTAAIAISPALEFSLLQANDYDVQSYVDQFCAMALAAAYHRHSRVLKGDEPIEAQREVIEAFATGELAHALLIGTANKQEVRQQVFAKVADFLGLSEDLVSRGHGRVPFWRFARELLKSEQKTLSFYDASVTAIDPFPDREWNEAPEPGLAGSQRLFVSGINHLLRSDLNVETNRKYEILNYDVNNEWKRDGKNHPFDAPAGAVDDLRYAMSVNPHMKVLITHGYYDMVTPYFSSERLAAQMKLLPEQRENLFIQHFQGGHMFYTWDKSRADFRDWVREYYV from the coding sequence ATGAGCACCGAAACATCTGAAGTGAAAGAATACACAGCGCCGTCTGGAAGCAGCAAAAGGATAGTGTGGCGTAACGGCGACAACGAGGCTGTTGAGGTCGATGTGGCGGCCGAATGGATCGTCCTGCGCAAAAAGGAGAAACCTGCTGCCGAAATCTTTCACACCTATTACAAGGTCGCCGATGCGAAAGTCCGTCGGCCGGTCACGTTTGTCTTCAATGGCGGTCCCGGGGCCGCGTCCGCCTATCTGCACATCGGCGGAATTGGTCCGCAGCGCGTCGCGTTTGGCCCGAACGGCGTGATGCTTCCCCCGCCAACCCGACTTGTCGAGAACTCCGAAAGCTGGATTGAGTTCACGGATCTTGTTTTCGTGGATCCGGTGGGAACTGGGTTCAGCCGCACCATTGAACCCAAAGAGAAGCCGGATGAGAAAGACAAACCCGATCCATCGAAAACAGTCGATGAAAAGGAATTCTACGCGCTGGAGCGCGATCTGGAATCGCTGGGCGAGTTTATCGAACGGTTCCTCTCAAAGCATAAACTCTGGGATGTTCCGATCTATATCGCCGGCGAAAGCTACGGTGGATTTCGCAGCGCAAAACTCGCCCGCCGCTTACAGGAAATCCATGGAGTAGGGCTGACGGCGGCGATCGCCATCTCCCCCGCCTTAGAATTTTCTCTGCTACAGGCGAACGATTATGATGTCCAGTCCTACGTGGATCAGTTCTGCGCCATGGCCTTGGCGGCGGCATACCACAGGCATTCGCGAGTTCTCAAGGGCGACGAACCGATTGAGGCGCAGCGCGAAGTGATCGAAGCCTTCGCCACGGGAGAACTGGCGCACGCTCTGCTGATAGGAACAGCCAATAAGCAAGAGGTACGCCAGCAGGTATTCGCCAAAGTCGCGGATTTCTTGGGACTTTCCGAAGATCTGGTATCCCGTGGTCATGGCAGGGTGCCCTTCTGGCGCTTTGCTCGCGAGCTGCTAAAATCCGAACAGAAAACTCTCAGCTTTTACGATGCGTCGGTCACCGCAATCGATCCATTTCCCGATCGTGAATGGAACGAAGCGCCGGAGCCGGGACTGGCCGGTTCGCAGCGCCTCTTCGTGAGCGGCATCAATCACTTGCTGCGCAGCGACCTGAATGTCGAAACCAACCGTAAGTACGAGATATTGAACTATGATGTCAACAATGAATGGAAGCGCGACGGCAAGAACCACCCCTTTGATGCTCCGGCGGGAGCCGTGGACGATTTGCGCTACGCCATGAGCGTGAATCCGCACATGAAAGTGCTCATCACCCACGGCTACTACGACATGGTGACGCCCTACTTCTCGTCCGAACGCCTTGCCGCACAGATGAAGCTATTGCCGGAACAAAGAGAAAATCTCTTCATCCAGCATTTTCAAGGCGGTCATATGTTCTACACATGGGACAAATCACGCGCCGATTTCCGCGACTGGGTGCGGGAGTATTACGTTTAA
- a CDS encoding ABC transporter permease, whose protein sequence is MTALILTGLLITGVRLATPLLLAALGEVMAERAGVINVGIEGMVLAGALAGFTVSYHTHSPWLGVLAAIAAGMALALLFALFAVRLRADQVISGTAINILALGLTGVLFRAQFSQSGASAVAFEPIAIPGLHKLPVIGAAFFEQNILGYLSWLLVPACALFLSKTVAGLRLRATGEYPEAASASGVRVPRVRTLAILWGGALAGLAGAYLSIAYTNGFVENMSAGRGFIALAVVILGRWRPAGVLIAALLFGLASALQYQFQASASHIPYQFFLALPYLLTLLALLLRGRGRFAAPAALGEGARQG, encoded by the coding sequence ATGACCGCGCTGATTCTCACCGGACTGCTCATTACCGGCGTCCGCCTCGCCACCCCGCTGCTGCTGGCCGCGCTCGGGGAGGTGATGGCGGAGCGCGCGGGCGTCATCAATGTCGGCATCGAAGGCATGGTGCTGGCGGGCGCGCTCGCGGGCTTCACCGTTTCCTACCACACCCATTCCCCCTGGCTCGGCGTGCTGGCCGCCATCGCGGCCGGCATGGCCCTCGCCCTGCTGTTCGCCCTATTCGCCGTGCGCCTGCGCGCCGATCAAGTGATTAGCGGCACGGCGATCAATATCCTGGCGCTCGGACTCACCGGCGTCCTGTTCCGCGCGCAGTTCAGCCAGAGCGGCGCCAGCGCTGTCGCGTTCGAGCCGATCGCGATCCCCGGACTGCACAAGCTGCCCGTGATCGGCGCCGCCTTTTTCGAGCAAAACATCCTCGGATACTTAAGCTGGCTGCTCGTCCCCGCCTGCGCGCTCTTTCTCTCCAAGACCGTCGCCGGCCTTCGCCTTCGCGCCACCGGCGAATACCCCGAAGCCGCCAGCGCGAGCGGCGTCCGCGTCCCTCGCGTCCGCACCCTCGCGATCCTCTGGGGCGGCGCGCTCGCCGGCCTCGCCGGCGCCTATCTGAGCATCGCCTACACCAACGGTTTCGTCGAAAACATGAGCGCCGGCCGCGGCTTCATCGCCCTCGCCGTCGTCATCCTCGGCCGCTGGCGTCCCGCCGGCGTCCTCATCGCCGCCCTCCTCTTCGGCCTCGCCAGCGCCCTGCAATACCAATTCCAGGCGTCCGCCTCCCACATCCCTTATCAATTCTTCCTCGCCCTGCCGTACTTGCTGACTCTGCTTGCGCTGCTTTTGAGAGGGCGGGGGCGGTTCGCCGCGCCAGCGGCGCTGGGGGAAGGCGCGCGGCAGGGGTAA
- a CDS encoding sensor histidine kinase, whose protein sequence is MRILAFLLGFYLFATTSALAYLSLRSWLHYAAHGTTRALWRQSHWRHACRSAGFACITVAALISAVSDSGQGVHLVDLVSMTRMGGYVLLLTSTPRRLRRRPLVSLAFSLLLLGEALLLLNASGSLPRYLAVANGYPVMWLLAMASMDIGMWLLWRWLTRTVLRVRLTDKFTLAFSMFSVLLMLIVTISVAAVIQLSLRDVAGIDPAIVQAAYQNLDRPLIVLFVAIVASSAIVSFFLARRLIEPVNKMGGALRRIGKGDLDYRLRGVHSRDEMQDLAHELNRMAQRLKEGDALRAEFVSFASHELRNPLTAVKGFIETLDLMDTPQGAGVSQEERAEIYGIIKGECDRLLRMTNELLDNSRVEAGRPVVMHVRTFDVRSPASKVLEIMRAHTKKHRLFLTAPEQPVPVEGDIDKFEQILINLLSNAIKYSPEGGLVEVIIDDKGTSVEISVCDEGMGMTPEQAEHVFDKFYRIQDVASPSGKSAMPVLGTGIGLYLTRALVNAHGGTIRVKSTPGQGSAFTVTLPKTHHVLVSQPLPAPIEGTGKVARAT, encoded by the coding sequence ATGCGCATCCTGGCGTTCTTACTGGGCTTCTATCTGTTCGCCACGACCAGCGCCCTTGCGTATCTTTCGCTTCGCAGCTGGCTGCACTACGCCGCGCATGGGACGACCCGCGCCCTCTGGCGCCAGAGCCACTGGCGTCACGCCTGCCGCTCCGCCGGATTCGCCTGCATTACCGTCGCCGCCCTGATCTCCGCCGTCAGCGACAGCGGCCAGGGCGTTCATCTCGTCGATCTGGTCTCCATGACCCGGATGGGCGGCTATGTGCTACTGCTCACCAGCACGCCGCGCCGCCTGCGCCGTCGTCCCCTGGTGAGTCTGGCCTTTTCCCTGCTGCTGCTCGGCGAAGCGCTCTTACTGCTCAACGCCAGCGGCAGCCTGCCCCGGTACCTCGCCGTGGCGAACGGCTACCCCGTGATGTGGCTGCTGGCGATGGCCTCCATGGATATCGGCATGTGGCTGCTCTGGCGCTGGCTCACCCGCACGGTGCTGCGCGTGCGGCTTACCGACAAGTTCACCCTCGCCTTCTCCATGTTCAGCGTGCTGCTGATGCTGATCGTGACGATCTCCGTGGCCGCCGTTATCCAGCTCAGCCTGCGCGATGTCGCGGGGATCGATCCCGCCATCGTCCAGGCCGCCTACCAGAACCTCGACCGCCCGCTGATCGTGCTGTTCGTGGCGATCGTCGCCAGCAGCGCCATCGTCTCGTTCTTCCTGGCGCGCCGCCTCATCGAGCCCGTCAACAAGATGGGCGGCGCGCTGCGCCGGATCGGCAAGGGAGATCTGGACTATCGCCTGCGGGGCGTCCACAGCCGCGATGAGATGCAGGACCTCGCCCACGAGCTCAATCGTATGGCGCAGCGCCTGAAAGAAGGCGACGCCCTGCGCGCCGAGTTCGTTTCCTTTGCGTCGCATGAGCTGCGTAACCCCCTCACCGCTGTCAAGGGCTTCATCGAAACTCTGGATTTGATGGACACGCCGCAGGGCGCGGGCGTCTCTCAGGAGGAGCGCGCGGAGATCTACGGCATCATCAAGGGAGAGTGCGATCGTCTGCTGCGCATGACAAACGAGCTGCTCGACAACAGCCGCGTGGAGGCCGGCCGGCCGGTCGTGATGCATGTGCGCACCTTCGATGTCCGCAGCCCGGCGTCGAAGGTGCTGGAGATCATGCGCGCGCACACGAAGAAGCACCGGCTCTTCCTCACCGCTCCGGAGCAGCCGGTGCCGGTCGAAGGGGATATCGATAAGTTCGAGCAGATCCTGATCAACCTGCTCAGCAACGCGATCAAATACTCTCCGGAGGGCGGCCTGGTCGAAGTCATTATCGACGATAAGGGAACGTCCGTGGAGATCAGCGTGTGCGACGAGGGGATGGGGATGACGCCCGAACAGGCCGAGCATGTCTTCGACAAGTTCTACCGCATTCAGGATGTCGCGAGCCCCAGCGGCAAGTCCGCCATGCCCGTTCTGGGGACCGGGATCGGTCTCTATCTGACGCGCGCCCTGGTGAACGCCCACGGCGGCACGATCCGCGTCAAGAGCACCCCCGGACAAGGCTCAGCATTCACCGTCACCCTGCCGAAGACGCACCACGTCCTGGTCAGCCAGCCCCTGCCGGCGCCGATCGAGGGAACGGGCAAAGTCGCGCGGGCGACGTGA
- the pgeF gene encoding peptidoglycan editing factor PgeF, giving the protein MLGLIKAPWKRANVGDLPVYQASTMSWLPGVVQGFTTRHGGVSIAPYERLNLGGHVGDDRDHVLENRRRLWSDLGYAETQVAMAEQVHGDVVEVVTAGSLTPAPGADALVTAVPDVLLMLYFADCVPVYFVDPVKRVVGLAHAGWRGTAANIAAKTLQTMERELGCRPDGCVAAIGPSISAESYTVGRDVADVFRNFARGRDVGAATAVTPSDEFAGKFQLNLRQILFSQLLAAGMRPDSIAVCGEDTCRNGRDFFSYRRDGVTGRMAAYLGVRSSLAPPAR; this is encoded by the coding sequence GTGTTAGGATTAATCAAAGCGCCGTGGAAGCGGGCGAATGTGGGCGATTTGCCGGTGTATCAGGCGTCGACGATGTCCTGGCTGCCGGGGGTTGTCCAGGGCTTCACCACGCGTCACGGCGGAGTCAGCATCGCGCCGTATGAGCGCTTGAATCTGGGCGGGCATGTCGGCGATGACCGGGACCATGTGCTGGAAAATCGGCGGCGGCTCTGGAGCGATCTTGGCTATGCGGAAACGCAGGTCGCGATGGCGGAGCAGGTGCATGGGGATGTGGTGGAAGTGGTGACGGCGGGAAGCTTGACCCCGGCGCCGGGCGCGGATGCGCTGGTGACCGCCGTTCCCGATGTGCTGCTGATGCTGTACTTCGCCGACTGCGTTCCCGTCTATTTCGTGGATCCGGTGAAGCGGGTGGTGGGGCTTGCGCATGCGGGCTGGCGCGGGACCGCCGCGAATATCGCGGCCAAGACGCTGCAAACGATGGAGCGGGAGCTGGGATGCCGCCCCGACGGATGCGTCGCCGCCATCGGCCCGTCGATCTCCGCCGAGAGCTACACGGTTGGCCGGGATGTCGCCGATGTCTTTCGGAACTTCGCGCGGGGGCGCGACGTGGGCGCGGCGACCGCTGTGACGCCCAGCGATGAGTTCGCCGGCAAATTCCAGCTGAACCTTCGCCAGATTCTGTTCAGCCAGCTGCTTGCCGCCGGCATGAGGCCGGACAGCATCGCCGTTTGCGGCGAAGACACCTGTCGCAACGGGCGTGATTTCTTCTCCTATCGCCGCGACGGCGTCACGGGCCGCATGGCGGCGTACCTCGGTGTTCGCAGCTCCCTTGCTCCCCCGGCTCGCTGA